From a region of the Methylomonas rapida genome:
- a CDS encoding SulP family inorganic anion transporter produces MSTPSIAALPKTGLPGLLENWRSDLLSGFLVFLIALPLCLGIAMASGFPPMSGIITAIIGGVVVSRINGSYVTINGPAAGLIVVIVDAVQSLGQGDAMAGYRYTLAAIVVASVLQILLGIFKAGKLSAFFPSSVVHGMLAAIGIIIMAKQVHTLLGVKPEAQSLLGTIAEIPHSLLNLNPEVSLIGGIGLLLLIAWSLIKHPTLKMIPAPLLVVLTGLALGQYFDLDHSHQYLFLPNAEILPHHEFTVGPAFLVAVPQNFLAGFYWPDFSKIATSEFWLAVLTIWLVGSLESLLSASAVDKLDPYKRNSNLNRDLTAVGIGNLIAGMIGGLPMIAEIVRSSANINNGAKTAWANFFHGLFLLIFVALFPKLIHEIPLTALAALLVFTGFRLASPKEFAKTLAVGVDHFAVFVITILGVLATDLLVGVAIGIVVELGIHLSRGLKLSNAFSMAYHVHQTDDDTYHIEVSGAAVFSNFITLKSLLADFPTGQNVFFDLSETDLIDHTVMEFIHHFAEDYNQAGGHCEILGLDNHERYSAHHLSARRKIVL; encoded by the coding sequence ATGTCCACTCCATCGATAGCTGCTCTTCCCAAAACCGGGCTTCCCGGCTTGCTCGAAAACTGGCGTAGCGATCTGCTATCCGGCTTTCTGGTGTTTTTGATCGCGCTGCCTTTGTGCCTGGGCATCGCGATGGCATCCGGCTTCCCGCCAATGTCCGGCATCATCACCGCCATCATCGGCGGGGTGGTGGTGTCGCGTATCAACGGCTCCTATGTCACCATCAACGGCCCGGCGGCCGGTTTGATCGTAGTGATCGTCGATGCGGTGCAATCGCTGGGCCAGGGCGATGCGATGGCGGGCTACCGTTACACCTTGGCCGCCATCGTCGTAGCCAGCGTATTGCAAATTTTGCTGGGCATTTTCAAGGCCGGCAAGCTCAGCGCATTTTTCCCGTCTTCGGTCGTACATGGCATGCTGGCGGCGATCGGCATCATCATCATGGCCAAGCAGGTTCATACCTTGCTCGGCGTGAAGCCGGAAGCCCAATCCCTGCTGGGCACCATCGCCGAGATTCCGCACTCATTGCTCAACCTCAACCCCGAAGTGTCCTTGATCGGAGGGATCGGCTTGCTGTTGCTGATTGCCTGGTCGCTGATCAAACACCCGACCCTGAAGATGATCCCGGCGCCGCTGTTGGTGGTATTGACCGGTTTGGCGCTCGGCCAATATTTCGATTTGGACCATAGCCACCAATACCTGTTTTTACCAAATGCGGAAATCCTGCCGCATCACGAATTCACCGTCGGCCCTGCGTTTTTGGTAGCCGTGCCACAAAACTTCCTGGCCGGCTTTTATTGGCCTGACTTTTCCAAAATTGCTACCTCCGAATTCTGGTTGGCGGTATTGACCATCTGGCTGGTCGGCAGTTTGGAAAGCTTGCTCAGTGCCTCGGCGGTCGACAAACTGGACCCTTACAAACGCAATTCGAATTTGAACCGCGACCTGACCGCCGTCGGCATTGGCAACCTGATCGCCGGCATGATCGGCGGCTTGCCGATGATCGCGGAAATCGTCCGTAGCTCGGCCAACATCAACAACGGCGCCAAAACCGCCTGGGCCAACTTTTTCCATGGTTTATTCCTGTTGATTTTCGTGGCCTTGTTTCCGAAGTTGATCCACGAGATTCCATTGACAGCGCTTGCGGCACTGCTGGTGTTCACCGGCTTTCGCTTGGCATCGCCTAAGGAATTCGCCAAAACCCTGGCCGTTGGCGTCGATCATTTCGCGGTATTCGTGATTACCATTCTGGGTGTGTTGGCGACGGATTTACTGGTCGGCGTGGCCATCGGCATCGTGGTCGAACTGGGCATCCATCTCAGCCGCGGCCTGAAATTGAGCAACGCTTTTTCGATGGCCTACCACGTACATCAAACCGATGACGACACCTATCACATCGAAGTATCGGGTGCGGCGGTATTCTCCAATTTCATCACCTTGAAAAGTTTATTGGCGGACTTTCCCACGGGCCAAAACGTATTCTTCGATCTTTCGGAGACCGACTTGATCGACCATACGGTGATGGAATTCATCCATCACTTCGCGGAAGACTACAACCAGGCCGGCGGCCACTGCGAAATCCTCGGTCTGGACAACCATGAGCGTTATTCGGCTCACCATTTGTCCGCCAGACGCAAAATCGTATTGTAA
- a CDS encoding phosphatase PAP2 family protein, translated as MILLRCHYELLTWLSLTLSTTLLFWFTDLDHKAATLFYHPELVRDVWPEQHWWLWKALYDYAFPFTVGAGILAFLLYLASHIHDDARIFRRQALYILLVIALGPGILVNLVVKDHWGRPRPVHTKEFGGKYDYVPPLKVGQTPDKSFVCGHCSVGYAFFGLYFLAQNYKALCLILTLGLAGTLGLTRMTAGGHYLSDILWSGYLVFLVAFALYYGWYGRCSQLTATSPQAATG; from the coding sequence ATGATCTTGCTGCGCTGCCACTACGAATTGCTGACATGGCTGTCCCTGACCTTATCGACCACCTTGTTGTTCTGGTTTACCGACCTGGATCACAAGGCGGCGACGCTGTTTTACCACCCGGAGCTAGTGCGCGACGTCTGGCCCGAACAACATTGGTGGCTGTGGAAGGCACTCTATGACTATGCTTTTCCCTTCACCGTGGGCGCCGGCATCCTGGCCTTCCTGCTGTACCTGGCCAGCCATATCCATGACGATGCCCGCATATTCAGACGCCAAGCTCTTTATATCCTGCTGGTGATAGCGCTGGGACCCGGCATCTTGGTGAATCTGGTGGTGAAAGACCACTGGGGGCGTCCCCGGCCGGTTCACACCAAGGAATTTGGCGGGAAATACGATTATGTTCCGCCGTTGAAAGTCGGCCAAACCCCGGACAAATCCTTCGTTTGCGGGCATTGCTCGGTGGGTTACGCCTTCTTTGGCTTGTATTTTCTGGCACAAAACTATAAGGCGCTTTGCTTGATTTTGACGTTAGGCCTGGCCGGGACGCTGGGATTGACCCGGATGACCGCCGGTGGTCATTACCTTTCCGACATTTTATGGTCGGGTTATCTGGTTTTTTTGGTGGCTTTTGCCCTGTATTACGGCTGGTATGGGCGTTGCTCTCAGCTAACGGCCACATCGCCGCAAGCGGCCACCGGCTAA
- a CDS encoding DUF2490 domain-containing protein, which produces MPATLATPLLRLWVLAMLSVFAIPVSADDLTEDSGAWLQAVTEGSMEFIDPSLKNGRIWLEGQSRFDGDWSHWYQGMVRAAAGYSLSDRATIWAGYTWLPTQNIGKDYIAQQDIWPAFRYVLPTDIGTFTFRTMWETNFLRGDQLRERPRQMIKFMHPFEFEPRLSLIAWDEAFYRVNTTEWGGKSGFDQNRAFAGLGWSFNKNVRTEMGYLNQIVDDAKHENATMRHLAMASVFVNF; this is translated from the coding sequence ATGCCTGCGACTCTTGCAACACCCTTATTGCGCCTGTGGGTTTTGGCGATGCTATCCGTTTTTGCCATCCCAGTGTCCGCCGACGACCTTACCGAAGACTCCGGCGCCTGGCTGCAAGCCGTCACCGAAGGCAGCATGGAGTTCATCGATCCTTCGCTGAAAAATGGCCGCATTTGGCTGGAAGGTCAATCGCGTTTCGACGGTGACTGGAGCCACTGGTATCAAGGCATGGTTCGCGCGGCAGCAGGTTACTCACTGAGCGACCGCGCCACGATTTGGGCCGGCTATACCTGGCTGCCGACGCAAAACATTGGCAAGGATTACATTGCTCAACAAGACATCTGGCCGGCGTTTCGTTATGTGTTGCCAACCGACATCGGCACCTTCACCTTCCGCACGATGTGGGAGACCAACTTTTTGCGCGGCGACCAACTGCGCGAACGCCCGCGGCAAATGATCAAATTCATGCACCCTTTCGAATTCGAGCCGCGTCTGAGCCTGATCGCCTGGGACGAAGCGTTTTACCGGGTCAATACCACCGAATGGGGCGGCAAATCCGGTTTCGATCAAAACCGCGCTTTTGCGGGGTTAGGCTGGAGTTTCAACAAAAACGTGCGCACCGAAATGGGCTATCTGAACCAGATTGTCGATGACGCCAAGCATGAAAATGCCACCATGCGGCATTTGGCAATGGCTTCGGTGTTCGTCAACTTTTGA
- the mgtA gene encoding magnesium-translocating P-type ATPase translates to MSIKRLETKPTAPFWHIPLPALFTQLQSQAQGLSQQEAEHRLKLYGHNRLRDHHAVTAWQLLLGQFKSSIILILLCATLLSFYLHDKLDALIILGIILISALLGFWQEKGAADAVGKLMALVQIQSSVLRDGVQSELPAEHLVPGDIVTLRAGDIIPADCRLLTTDNLFVDEAILTGESYPAEKSPGDIAIGVSLSQRHNCLWMGSHVQSGSATALVVATGTRGEFGKLSERINLKAPETEFERGIRRFGYLLMEVTLILVILIFAVNVYLDKPVMESFLFALALAVGLTPQLLPAVISVNLAHGAKRMAEQKVIVKKLSVIEDFGSMNVLCSDKTGTLTMGTIQLKQALDVFGKPSEKVARYAYLNSYFETGFNNPIDQAVRDFKTFDVDPNGKVDEIPYDFHRKRLSMLVEDGGFSLLICKGALDNILAVCSEAEDEHGSRQPITAVSDVIQARYADYSSQGFRTLGLAYKPMPGSRTITKADETDLCFLGFLTFMDPPKPDCTETIAMLKAQGVTLKIITGDNRLVAETVAEQLGLDGRKLMTGGEIGSISESALIHQVAKFNLFAEVEPNQKERIIVALKKAGYVVGYMGDGINDVSALHAADVGISVDSAADVAKETAQIVLLEKNLRVLLHGIREGRLTFANTLKYVFMATSANFGNMFSMAGASLFLPFLPLLPKQILLTNLLTDFPEMTIATDHVDEDLLNRPRRWNIQFIRRFMVVFGMISSLFDFLTFAVLLTLQVPVEQFRTGWFTESVISAALIVFVVRSHFPMFASRPGKYLLLATTMIVAITLALPYSPVASALNFSPLPLHILGTLGLIILLYLLSAELAKRIFYRHVIP, encoded by the coding sequence ATGTCAATCAAACGCCTAGAAACCAAACCGACTGCACCGTTTTGGCACATACCGCTCCCCGCCTTGTTCACCCAACTGCAAAGCCAGGCGCAGGGACTATCCCAACAAGAAGCCGAACACCGTCTGAAACTCTACGGTCACAACCGTTTGCGCGATCACCACGCCGTCACAGCTTGGCAGTTGCTGCTAGGTCAATTCAAAAGCTCAATTATCCTGATTTTGTTATGTGCCACGCTGCTGTCGTTTTATCTGCACGACAAGCTGGATGCATTGATCATACTCGGCATAATCTTGATCAGCGCGTTGCTCGGCTTCTGGCAGGAAAAAGGCGCTGCGGATGCGGTTGGCAAGCTCATGGCCCTGGTGCAAATCCAATCCTCCGTGTTACGCGATGGCGTTCAGTCAGAGTTGCCAGCCGAGCATTTGGTGCCGGGCGATATAGTGACTCTGAGAGCCGGCGACATCATCCCTGCCGATTGCCGATTACTTACGACTGATAATCTGTTCGTTGATGAAGCGATACTGACTGGCGAAAGCTATCCCGCCGAAAAATCACCCGGTGATATTGCCATTGGCGTGAGTTTGAGCCAGCGCCACAATTGTCTTTGGATGGGGTCGCACGTGCAAAGCGGCAGCGCCACGGCACTGGTGGTGGCAACAGGAACCCGTGGCGAATTCGGCAAACTCTCAGAGCGCATCAATCTCAAGGCGCCGGAAACCGAATTCGAGCGTGGCATACGCCGTTTTGGTTATTTGTTGATGGAAGTGACGCTGATTTTGGTAATACTGATTTTTGCCGTCAACGTTTATCTCGACAAACCGGTCATGGAGTCGTTTCTTTTTGCGCTAGCCTTGGCGGTAGGGTTGACGCCGCAATTGCTGCCCGCGGTTATTAGCGTTAACCTGGCCCATGGTGCCAAACGCATGGCCGAACAAAAAGTCATCGTCAAAAAACTGTCTGTAATAGAGGACTTTGGCAGCATGAATGTATTGTGCTCCGACAAGACCGGTACCTTGACAATGGGCACAATACAACTCAAACAAGCGTTGGATGTCTTTGGAAAACCTAGCGAGAAAGTGGCGCGTTACGCCTATTTGAATTCGTATTTTGAAACCGGCTTCAATAACCCGATTGATCAGGCAGTCAGAGACTTCAAAACCTTCGATGTCGATCCGAACGGCAAAGTAGACGAAATTCCCTATGATTTCCATCGCAAGCGTTTGAGCATGTTGGTGGAGGACGGCGGCTTTAGCTTGTTGATCTGCAAAGGCGCGCTGGACAATATTTTAGCAGTCTGCAGCGAGGCTGAAGACGAACACGGCTCACGGCAACCGATAACCGCAGTTAGTGATGTCATACAGGCACGCTATGCGGATTACAGCAGTCAAGGCTTTCGCACGCTGGGGCTGGCTTACAAACCTATGCCCGGCAGCCGCACGATAACAAAGGCAGATGAAACTGACCTGTGTTTTCTGGGCTTTTTGACCTTCATGGATCCTCCGAAGCCAGACTGCACGGAAACCATCGCCATGCTCAAGGCACAAGGCGTGACACTAAAAATCATTACCGGGGACAATCGCTTAGTAGCAGAAACCGTGGCCGAACAATTGGGCCTGGACGGCAGAAAGCTAATGACCGGTGGAGAGATTGGCAGCATCAGTGAAAGCGCGCTGATCCATCAGGTGGCTAAGTTCAATCTGTTCGCAGAAGTAGAGCCCAATCAAAAAGAACGCATCATCGTCGCTTTGAAGAAGGCTGGCTACGTGGTTGGCTACATGGGTGACGGCATCAACGACGTTTCCGCACTTCACGCCGCCGATGTCGGAATATCGGTAGACAGCGCCGCGGACGTCGCCAAGGAAACCGCGCAAATCGTACTACTGGAAAAAAACCTTAGAGTGCTGCTGCACGGCATTCGTGAAGGCCGCCTCACTTTTGCCAACACCCTGAAATATGTATTCATGGCCACCAGCGCCAACTTCGGTAATATGTTTAGCATGGCCGGTGCCTCGCTATTTCTGCCGTTCCTGCCGCTGCTACCCAAGCAGATTCTACTGACCAATCTGCTGACTGATTTTCCAGAAATGACCATTGCCACTGACCATGTCGACGAAGACCTGTTGAACCGTCCTAGGCGCTGGAACATCCAATTCATACGCCGGTTCATGGTCGTATTTGGCATGATCAGTTCGCTGTTCGATTTTTTGACGTTCGCTGTGCTACTGACCTTGCAGGTTCCCGTCGAACAATTTCGCACCGGTTGGTTCACCGAATCGGTGATCTCGGCTGCCTTGATCGTCTTTGTGGTCCGCAGCCATTTCCCCATGTTCGCTAGTCGGCCTGGGAAATACCTCTTACTAGCCACAACCATGATCGTCGCGATCACCTTAGCCTTGCCTTATTCACCGGTAGCGAGTGCACTGAATTTTAGCCCACTACCCCTACATATTTTAGGCACCTTGGGTTTAATCATTTTGCTGTATTTGCTAAGTGCAGAGCTTGCCAAACGAATTTTCTATCGCCACGTCATTCCATAA
- a CDS encoding virulence factor family protein has product MKLPFQPLLIVLASALLCITVLWHIKHRLPSPPLQTQLKTRYFGDVVVAKPDKAAAGLSLLFVNSRQFVLQELAKQIAAQGSAVAIIDSNKAFRELSASCNHFLDATAIAEPMQQLADWAEIKGYEKSIIGGIGDGALLAFLAAQTYPSKNTDYLSIDFSVHVPNNVNLCPPFEIDQSSRTLKFSPDRASRNHWRVAWTDQPPAETGVFVRAQPNADTVIAPYDTPLPQVTIDEINNLLGQSHSSAPPMPIVEVPANKPYSTLTLFYSGDGGWRDLDRSVAQEMGKAGFPVVGIDALRYFWKHKSPEQAALDLSTTLAYYRNTRGIKSFALIGYSFGADILPAIYNRLPSTDKNAIKQLVLLAPGEQANFEIHVSGWLGKQDGEAPLAPELARIPADKILCVYGQEENTHQGCKNLENTAAKLLELPGGHHFDQDYPKLAQQIMDVYPRHTWE; this is encoded by the coding sequence ATGAAACTGCCGTTCCAACCCTTACTGATCGTACTTGCCAGCGCCTTACTTTGTATAACAGTGCTATGGCATATCAAGCATCGGTTGCCCTCGCCGCCTCTGCAAACCCAATTGAAAACCCGCTATTTTGGCGACGTGGTGGTGGCCAAACCGGATAAAGCCGCCGCCGGCTTGAGCCTGCTGTTCGTCAATAGCCGGCAATTTGTACTGCAAGAGCTCGCAAAACAAATCGCCGCTCAAGGTAGCGCCGTGGCGATCATAGACAGTAACAAAGCCTTCAGGGAGCTTTCAGCCTCGTGCAATCATTTCCTGGACGCCACCGCGATAGCCGAACCGATGCAGCAATTGGCCGACTGGGCTGAAATCAAAGGCTACGAAAAAAGCATCATCGGCGGCATTGGCGATGGCGCCTTGCTGGCATTTTTAGCCGCACAGACCTACCCCAGCAAAAACACCGATTACTTATCGATCGATTTTTCCGTCCATGTTCCGAACAACGTCAATCTATGTCCGCCCTTCGAGATCGATCAATCCAGCCGCACATTGAAGTTTTCGCCCGACAGGGCCTCGCGTAATCACTGGCGCGTCGCCTGGACCGACCAACCGCCGGCTGAGACCGGCGTCTTCGTTCGAGCGCAGCCCAATGCGGATACCGTGATTGCCCCGTATGACACGCCATTGCCCCAAGTCACGATCGACGAAATCAACAATTTGTTAGGCCAAAGCCATTCATCGGCGCCCCCGATGCCGATTGTGGAAGTGCCAGCAAACAAACCCTATTCGACTCTGACCTTGTTTTATTCCGGCGATGGCGGTTGGCGCGACCTGGATCGTTCCGTGGCCCAAGAAATGGGCAAAGCGGGTTTTCCGGTGGTCGGCATCGATGCCTTGCGCTATTTCTGGAAACACAAATCGCCCGAGCAAGCGGCGCTCGATCTGAGCACGACACTGGCTTATTATCGAAATACCCGCGGCATCAAGTCCTTCGCCCTGATCGGCTATTCCTTCGGCGCCGACATTTTGCCAGCCATCTACAATCGTCTGCCCAGCACGGATAAAAACGCGATCAAACAGTTGGTGTTACTGGCTCCCGGCGAACAAGCCAATTTCGAGATTCATGTCTCGGGCTGGCTAGGCAAGCAAGACGGCGAAGCGCCGCTGGCACCGGAATTGGCGCGGATACCGGCCGACAAAATCCTGTGCGTCTACGGCCAGGAGGAAAATACCCATCAAGGCTGCAAGAACCTGGAGAACACCGCCGCCAAATTACTGGAATTACCGGGCGGCCACCATTTCGATCAAGACTATCCCAAACTGGCGCAACAGATCATGGATGTCTATCCCCGCCATACCTGGGAATAA
- the mprF gene encoding bifunctional lysylphosphatidylglycerol flippase/synthetase MprF, with the protein MIRRTGFCHALRKISYFLPLALFACALVIVHNELKIHGLDEIMANLQATPRLQVLAALALTVLNYLVLAAYDWLALRFTGHADIPLPKMIAAALLSYAISNNTGHAWAAGGSVRYRFYSKWGVPGWDILKISLFQAITYLLGALTLGLIGSLLLPLFLPPSNSQPAIIHWITAICALSLAGYWLAVLLWRRPIRLQGFELCLPSATMTSWQTLVACVDVVLSSWVLWVLLVGKLELGFAGFLVVFVVAQVIGVISQVPGGIGVFESGFLWLLSDSIDQDEHLFVVGALLLYRAIYYFVPLMLAGLGLIGNELYARRPMLTAAADNLGRLLTAVLPQLYSVLLLLAGGILLLSGSIPTNPDVMDWLRDIVPLPVMELSHLTGSLAGLLLIFLARGIRLKIDTAWHGSVILLSIGILASLLKGFDWHEALVLTLILLLFIPCRGHFSRPSSLWHMPFSRYWLAMIALILATTVWLGFFAHRDTAYAHELWWQFSTEGSAPRFLRATLLLAVITSCYILFRLFGVAQPFTLRKPDADELDEAQRLIAQGSDCQGFLALLGDKYLFWSAKRSAFLMFTTISQYWIAMGDPIGEPREFEELLWQFREQADHYGVATVFYQVNEKLLPVYLDLGLSLFKLGEEAKVDLWEFSLKGKQRESQRGALNKFTKLNYRFEILPGPDVPAILPRLQRISDDWLSGKRTQEKGFSLGFFDPTYLCRTPIAVVKDDKGQIRAFANLWQTDNREEISIDLMRYDQDSPKGIMDYLFTELMLWAQSQQYRWFSLGMAPLAGLERRPLAPLWHKIGNVIFDLAGEFYHFEGLYAYKAKFAPSWRPRFLAAPAGLSVPLILLSIARKIAGGWIGIFGNRSHGSSHSIDT; encoded by the coding sequence TTGATCCGTCGTACAGGATTCTGCCACGCGCTGCGAAAGATCAGCTATTTTCTGCCCTTGGCGCTATTTGCCTGCGCCTTGGTCATCGTGCACAACGAACTGAAAATACATGGTCTCGATGAGATCATGGCCAACCTGCAAGCCACACCCCGGCTGCAAGTCTTGGCCGCGCTGGCGTTGACCGTGTTGAATTATCTGGTGTTGGCCGCCTACGACTGGCTGGCACTGCGTTTTACCGGCCATGCCGACATTCCATTACCGAAAATGATCGCCGCCGCCCTGCTCAGTTATGCCATCAGCAATAACACGGGACACGCCTGGGCTGCCGGCGGTTCGGTGCGCTACCGCTTTTATTCCAAGTGGGGTGTGCCAGGCTGGGATATTCTGAAAATTTCGCTGTTTCAAGCCATCACCTACTTGTTGGGTGCCTTGACATTGGGCTTGATCGGCAGTTTGCTGCTACCGCTGTTTTTACCGCCTTCAAACTCGCAGCCGGCCATCATCCACTGGATTACGGCGATTTGCGCGCTATCGCTCGCCGGCTATTGGCTTGCGGTATTACTCTGGCGTCGACCAATACGCCTGCAAGGCTTCGAACTGTGCCTACCCTCGGCAACCATGACCAGCTGGCAAACGCTGGTTGCCTGTGTCGATGTGGTGTTGTCGTCCTGGGTGTTATGGGTTCTCTTGGTCGGCAAACTTGAACTGGGTTTTGCCGGCTTTCTGGTGGTTTTCGTCGTGGCGCAAGTGATTGGCGTAATCAGCCAAGTTCCCGGCGGTATTGGGGTATTTGAGAGCGGTTTCCTCTGGCTGCTGTCCGACAGCATCGACCAGGATGAACATTTGTTCGTGGTTGGCGCGTTATTACTGTACCGAGCCATCTATTATTTCGTGCCGCTGATGCTCGCCGGCCTGGGATTGATTGGCAATGAACTCTACGCCCGGCGGCCAATGCTAACCGCCGCGGCCGACAATCTCGGCCGCCTGTTGACCGCCGTACTGCCGCAACTCTATTCCGTTTTGCTGTTGCTGGCCGGCGGCATTTTGCTGTTGTCCGGCTCCATCCCGACCAATCCGGACGTGATGGATTGGCTGCGCGACATCGTCCCACTGCCGGTGATGGAACTCTCGCACTTGACCGGCAGCTTGGCCGGCTTGTTACTGATATTTCTGGCCCGCGGCATCCGGCTGAAAATCGACACCGCCTGGCATGGCAGCGTGATACTCTTGAGCATCGGCATCCTGGCATCGCTGCTGAAAGGCTTCGATTGGCACGAAGCCTTGGTCTTGACCCTGATCTTGCTGCTTTTCATACCCTGTCGGGGCCATTTCAGCCGCCCGTCATCGTTATGGCACATGCCGTTCTCCCGCTACTGGCTGGCGATGATTGCACTGATCCTGGCGACCACGGTCTGGCTGGGCTTTTTCGCCCATCGCGACACAGCCTATGCTCATGAACTCTGGTGGCAATTTTCCACCGAAGGCAGTGCGCCCCGTTTTTTGCGTGCCACCTTGCTGCTGGCCGTGATCACCAGCTGCTACATCTTGTTCCGCCTGTTTGGCGTGGCGCAGCCTTTCACTTTGCGCAAACCTGATGCCGATGAGCTGGATGAAGCTCAACGCCTGATTGCCCAAGGCTCCGACTGCCAAGGCTTCTTAGCCCTCTTGGGGGATAAATATTTATTTTGGAGCGCAAAGCGCAGCGCCTTCCTAATGTTTACCACGATCTCTCAATACTGGATCGCCATGGGCGATCCGATCGGCGAACCACGCGAATTCGAAGAATTGCTGTGGCAATTTCGGGAACAGGCCGACCATTACGGCGTCGCAACGGTGTTTTATCAGGTTAACGAGAAACTGTTGCCGGTTTATCTGGATCTTGGCCTGTCGCTGTTCAAGCTGGGCGAAGAAGCCAAAGTGGATTTATGGGAATTTTCCTTGAAAGGCAAACAACGCGAATCCCAACGCGGTGCCCTGAACAAGTTCACCAAGTTGAATTACCGCTTCGAGATTCTGCCCGGCCCGGACGTGCCAGCGATTTTACCGAGATTGCAGCGTATTTCCGACGACTGGCTATCCGGCAAGCGTACGCAAGAAAAAGGCTTTTCGTTGGGTTTTTTCGATCCAACCTATTTATGCCGCACCCCGATAGCTGTCGTCAAAGACGATAAGGGCCAAATCCGGGCGTTCGCCAACCTCTGGCAAACCGACAACCGCGAGGAAATTTCCATCGACTTGATGCGTTATGATCAAGACAGCCCGAAAGGTATCATGGATTATCTGTTTACCGAACTGATGCTATGGGCGCAAAGCCAGCAGTATCGTTGGTTTTCGCTGGGCATGGCGCCGCTTGCGGGCCTGGAGCGGCGGCCTTTGGCGCCACTTTGGCACAAAATCGGCAACGTAATATTTGATTTGGCCGGCGAGTTTTACCATTTCGAAGGCCTTTACGCGTATAAAGCCAAGTTTGCGCCGAGTTGGCGGCCTCGCTTTCTGGCGGCACCAGCAGGCCTGTCGGTACCGCTGATTTTGCTGTCGATTGCCCGTAAGATTGCCGGTGGCTGGATCGGCATTTTTGGCAATCGATCGCATGGCTCATCTCACTCAATTGATACTTGA